A genomic segment from Papilio machaon chromosome 20, ilPapMach1.1, whole genome shotgun sequence encodes:
- the LOC106709976 gene encoding uncharacterized protein LOC106709976, which translates to MEDRCLKETKMNSVQEEKPTETAKAHVRELRNTELVSRLLAATPPYLYSALPLQPHAFFFSEMLRSFVNARHGCRPQQYHRRFKRRAHKYFAENETEWRREWPKQDEEKKEPEPRPEVPLELTVDKHSPKVDAKTSGSPGPPGRQSTYVDVGTEELPKPSPCTRNPENVPAPNLILPPPPPMWYPPLYNPQFGVDPLNFFIDLRFSGHIYDRKRTATEGVETTLPQEARHDESVTDKRLGRDLGQRPRHISAFSVPIRDQTDTSNKYYDQSVHAGSNNGTSHIMKNLKGLYEKLHDTQNQNPQKLNDNEETKDDSSDLDEDIID; encoded by the coding sequence aaAATGAATTCCGTTCAAGAGGAAAAACCGACGGAGACCGCTAAGGCCCACGTCAGAGAACTCAGAAACACGGAACTTGTGTCTCGTCTCCTGGCAGCTACTCCACCATATCTCTACAGCGCGCTACCTCTTCAACCTCATGCTTTCTTCTTTAGCGAAATGCTCAGATCGTTTGTCAACGCTAGACACGGCTGTCGCCCACAGCAGTACCACCGTCGCTTCAAGCGTCGCGCCCATAAATACTTCGCGGAAAATGAAACCGAATGGCGACGGGAGTGGCCGAAGCAAGACGAAGAGAAAAAGGAACCAGAACCCAGACCCGAAGTTCCATTAGAACTCACAGTGGACAAGCATTCCCCGAAAGTAGACGCAAAGACTAGCGGCAGTCCTGGCCCTCCTGGGAGACAATCCACGTACGTTGATGTCGGAACCGAGGAATTGCCGAAGCCATCGCCGTGTACTAGGAACCCGGAGAACGTTCCTGCACCGAACCTTATCCTACCCCCTCCTCCTCCTATGTGGTATCCTCCTCTATACAATCCCCAATTCGGGGTCGATCCACTAAATTTTTTCATTGATCTACGTTTCTCGGGTCATATTTACGATAGAAAGCGTACAGCCACTGAAGGAGTGGAGACAACATTACCACAAGAAGCTCGCCACGATGAGTCTGTTACAGATAAGAGACTAGGTAGGGATTTGGGGCAAAGGCCTCGACATATTTCGGCCTTTTCCGTTCCGATTCGTGATCAAACAGatacatcaaataaatattacgacCAAAGCGTTCACGCGGGTAGTAACAATGGCACTTCTCACATAATGAAGAATTTAAAGGGCTTGTATGAAAAATTACACGACACGCAAAATCAGAATccacaaaaattaaatgacaatgAAGAAACCAAAGACGACTCTTCCGATTTAGATGAAGATATTATTGATTAA
- the LOC106710020 gene encoding uncharacterized protein LOC106710020, whose product MKKYVKMVVLRMVIILQVASCFDIKPSSQDHDELADSIRGRRGVIEEEKFFSVNSDIRNDNINQHKPWLPSALHSDEDPTTKISITNDVKDTISHQTTERVTDKPIGRGARASNENWVKLPFPNEDKTGDNILTPPKPTGDLINSRMPRVNFVTQNKGLETSESRNDRESVQRSTRTDNIRTEFVRPDEDDLMKQKPVYPRQAVYYPEDPRRMYYEDRYYNDDLYRRDPYYDLYDRKRYYPGPRVDRYDEPYDNYVPRKPKRIIYYAHLPEVVRTPPNVDLRYRYSNDPYRRFDDDYYARTGRYDYRFRNRYPYAALRKDERNYRDLVIAGTDARDKKIDEKVTPTPILPKKDDKKEKQVNASNRSANRNTINSHQYHETAANYNDQMNHKAFVDSKRPDDGYFRFDEPFFHSTIDDSYQRKY is encoded by the exons atgaagaaatacGTAAAAATGGTCGTCCTTCGGATGGTTATAATACTGCAAGTAGCGAGCTGCTTCGACATTAAGCCATCATCTCAAGATCAC GACGAATTGGCAGATTCAATAAGGGGGAGACGAGGAGTTATTGAAGAAGAGAAGTTTTTTAGTGTCAATTCTGACATCAGAAACGATAACATAAATCAACATAAACCATGGCTTCCCAGCGCTTTGCACTCTGATGAAGATCCTACAACTAAAATATCTATCACCAATGATGTGAAAGATACCATATCACATCAAACAACTGAAAGAGTGACAGATAAACCTATTGGACGTGGAGCGAGAGCTTCCAACGAAAACTGGGTTAAACTTCCCTTTCCTAACGAAGATAAAACCGGAGACAACATTCTAACGCCACCAAAACCAACAGGCGATCTTATAAACTCACGCATGCCACGAGTTAACTTCGTTACTCAGAATAAAGGTTTAGAAACGTCAGAATCTAGAAATGACAGAGAATCCGTTCAAAGATCAACTCGAACTGATAATATCAGAACAGAATTTGTTCGTCCAGATGAAGACGATTTGATGAAACAAAAACCTGTATATCCGAGACAAGCAGTCTACTATCCGGAGGATCCTCGACGAATGTATTACGAAGATAGGTACTACAATGACGATTTGTACAGACGTGACCCCTACTACGATTTATACGATCGTAAAAGATATTATCCAGGTCCTAGAGTTGACAGATACGATGAGCCTTATGATAATTATGTACCACGAAAACCTAAGAGAATTATTTACTACGCTCATTTACCAGAAGTAGTAAGGACCCCACCTAATGTCGATTTAAGATATAGATATTCCAATGATCCTTATCGACGATTCGATGACGATTATTACGCGAGAACTGGCAGGTACGATTATCGTTTTAGAAATAGATATCCATACGCTGCTTTAAGAAAAGACGAGAGGAATTATAGAGATTTGGTTATCGCTGGTACAGACGCTAGAGACAAAAAAATCGACGAAAAAGTAACTCCAACTCCAATATTGCCTAAGAAAGAtgataaaaaggaaaaacaagTGAATGCTAGCAATCGAAGTGCAAATAGAAATACTATAAACAGCCATCAGTATCATGAAACTGCTGCTAATTATAACGATCAAATGAATCATAAAGCTTTTGTAGACTCTAAGAGACCTGATGATGGATATTTTAGATTCGATGAACCTTTTTTCCATTCCACTATCGATGATTCTTATCAaaggaaatattaa
- the LOC106709975 gene encoding T-complex protein 1 subunit gamma, producing MLGQQPILVLSQNTKRDSGRKVQLDNIRAGKTIADVIRTCLGPQAMLKMLMDPMGGIVMTNDGNAILREITVQHPAAKSMIEIARTQDEEVGDGTTSVIVLTGEMLAVAEPFLTQNIHPTVIIREFRQALEDAVKLLQDKISIPIDLNDRDKLKEVIRSCIGTKYIGRWADLAVDIALDAVNTVTIVDNGRVEVDIKNYAKVEKIPGGTIEESRVLNGVMFNKDVTHPKMRRLIENPRIVLLDCSLEYNKGESQTNVEVFGDQDFTKLLQLEEEFVKRQCEDIIALKPDLVVTEKGVSDLAQHYLVQAGITAVRRLRKTDNNRLARACGATIVNRTEELKESDVGTAAGRFEVKKIGDEYFTFVTQCKNPKACTILLRGASKDVLNEIERNLQDALHVAKNLVLNPRLVAGGGAVEMAVSGALAANAAHNTPYRAVAQALEIIPRTLAQNCGANTIRTLTALRARHSAGVSTAGIDGETGEIVDMAAKGIWEPLAVKMQVYKTAVETAILILRIDDIVSGSKKKSDKEPTAPAAMAAGQE from the exons ATGCTTGGACAGCAACCGATTTTAGTTTTGA GCCAAAATACAAAACGTGACTCCGGTCGGAAGGTTCAATTGGATAATATTCGCGCTGGAAAA ACGATAGCGGACGTTATTCGAACATGCCTTGGTCCACAAGCTATGTTGAAAATGCTAATGGACCCGATGGGTGGTATTGTGATGACAAATGACGGCAATGCTATTCTCCGCGAGATCACAGTACAACATCCAGCAGCTAAGTCAATGATAGAAATTGCGAGAACACAAGACGAAGAG GTTGGCGATGGCACAACATCAGTAATAGTTTTAACTGGAGAAATGCTAGCAGTCGCAGAACCCTTCCTGACTCAGAACATACATCCTACAGTCATTATCAGAGAATTCCGCCAGGCTTTGGAAGATGCGGTCAAACTGCTTCAGGACAAAATCTCCATTCCAATTGACTTGAATGACAGAGATAAGTTGAAGGAAGTG ATCCGATCATGCATAGGCACCAAGTACATTGGTCGCTGGGCAGATCTTGCTGTTGATATCGCTCTGGACGCTGTCAATACTGTCACTATTGTTGACAATGGCAGAGTGGAGGTTGATATTAAGAA cTATGCTAAAGTAGAAAAGATTCCTGGAGGTACAATTGAGGAGTCCCGTGTACTGAATGGAGTGATGTTTAACAAAGACGTCACTCATCCGAAGATGCGTCGCCTTATTGAGAATCCCCGCATTGTGTTGCTTGATTGCTCGTTGGAATACAATAAGGGAGAGAGTCAGACAAATGTTGAAGTGTTTGGTGATCAG GACTTTACAAAGCTGCTCCAGTTAGAAGAAGAGTTTGTGAAGCGTCAATGTGAAGATATCATAGCTCTGAAGCCAGATCTTGTGGTGACGGAGAAGGGTGTGTCAGATCTGGCACAGCATTATCTGGTGCAAGCTGGTATTACTGCTGTCCGTAG ACTACGTAAGACAGACAACAATCGTCTGGCACGTGCGTGTGGTGCGACCATAGTGAACCGTACTGAGGAGTTGAAGGAGAGTGATGTGGGCACTGCCGCTGGCAGGTTTGAGGTCAAGAAGATTGGTGATGAATACTTCACCTTTGTAACACAGTGCAAGAACCCTAAG GCGTGCACAATTCTTCTCCGCGGTGCGTCAAAAGATGTGTTGAATGAAATCGAGAGGAATCTTCAAGATGCATTACACGTCGCTAAGAACTTG gtATTGAACCCGCGACTTGTTGCTGGTGGTGGTGCTGTGGAGATGGCTGTGTCAGGCGCGCTGGCCGCCAATGCAGCTCACAACACACCATACCGTGCTGTGGCACAGGCACTTG AGATAATCCCGCGCACGTTGGCGCAGAACTGCGGCGCAAATACTATCCGTACACTGACAGCATTGCGCGCGCGTCACTCCGCCGGTGTCAGTACTGCTGGGATAGACGGAGAGACCGGAGAGATAGTAGACATGGCAGCCAAAGGCATATGGGAACCACTCGCTGTTAAGATGCAG GTTTACAAGACTGCGGTAGAAACGGCAATTTTAATTCTGCGAATCGACGACATTGTGTCAGGTTCTAAGAAGAAGTCTGACAAGGAGCCGACTGCGCCCGCCGCCATGGCTGCAGGACAGGAGTAA